The Xanthomonas indica genome has a segment encoding these proteins:
- a CDS encoding PEP/pyruvate-binding domain-containing protein, translated as MLLWQLAPALAQTARKPSAYEQRPGRDAAAQPATGPDSLPRLDSRAQFLQLARVYDAGTALELPHLLFVIDRQQGGRVYYLNTLRFALHEQFVRQRLAPRMGKAALKGQYREPQRRFLFGTLSWQRDLPGYTYEFWEGDRLTAPLLQQTDAALRASFYDTLRFKTNSTLHEQVAKSAGLAFVTQEALLREQRFLPLNTGHAEGRLRIVRSEAQFRTLSPRDIPVLDEVPIALAPVAGLVTQRPSTLLSHVNLLAKGWGIPNVYVRDAQAALRQYDGRWVQLDVTHNDYRVTPLAAPPAAASAAVPRTAARTLPRPDLSVAALKPLAVLRARDSRACGTKAANLGTLKAVLPPAARVPDGFCIPFAFYQATLQRLQVDQRLRDLQRRPGFATDANARRDALAALRAEIAEAAPDPAFVRALEAQWREQLHGAGVFVRSSSNSEDLPGFSGAGLYTTVPNVTQAEALAKAVQTVWASVYNFEAYEARAAAGLPQDAVAMAVLVQLAAPSDSSGVMITRDPFDAARRHVTYVSAKRGLGIRVVEGKRQAEQVMYSSWSKAVQVLSRSAEDTQLVANAAGGVREVPITGPRQVLTDALIARLAKVGAMTKQALGGADQDIEWAVVGDEVVILQSRPYVDGYAR; from the coding sequence GTGTTGCTTTGGCAACTGGCGCCCGCGCTGGCGCAGACCGCGCGCAAGCCCTCGGCCTACGAGCAGCGCCCGGGCCGCGACGCCGCCGCGCAGCCGGCGACGGGACCGGATTCCCTGCCGCGTCTCGACAGCCGCGCCCAGTTCCTGCAACTCGCACGGGTCTACGACGCCGGCACCGCGCTGGAACTGCCGCATCTGCTGTTCGTGATCGACCGCCAGCAGGGCGGGCGCGTCTATTACCTCAACACCCTGCGATTCGCGCTGCACGAACAGTTCGTGCGCCAGCGCCTGGCGCCACGCATGGGCAAGGCCGCACTGAAGGGGCAGTACCGCGAGCCGCAGCGGCGCTTCCTGTTCGGCACCCTGAGCTGGCAGCGGGATCTGCCGGGCTATACCTACGAATTCTGGGAGGGCGACCGCCTCACCGCGCCCTTGCTGCAGCAGACCGACGCCGCCTTGCGCGCCTCGTTCTACGACACGCTGCGGTTCAAGACCAACTCCACGCTGCACGAACAGGTGGCCAAGTCCGCCGGCTTGGCCTTCGTGACCCAGGAAGCGCTGCTGCGCGAGCAGCGCTTCCTGCCGCTGAACACCGGTCATGCCGAGGGGCGGCTGCGTATCGTGCGCTCGGAGGCGCAGTTCCGCACGCTCTCGCCGCGCGACATCCCGGTGCTGGACGAGGTGCCGATCGCGCTGGCGCCGGTCGCCGGCCTGGTCACGCAACGTCCATCCACGCTGCTGTCGCACGTCAACCTGCTGGCCAAGGGCTGGGGCATTCCCAACGTGTACGTGCGCGACGCGCAGGCGGCGTTGCGCCAGTACGACGGCCGCTGGGTGCAACTGGACGTCACCCACAACGATTACCGGGTGACGCCGCTCGCGGCTCCACCGGCGGCCGCATCCGCTGCGGTCCCGCGCACCGCGGCACGCACGCTGCCGCGTCCGGACCTGAGCGTGGCCGCGCTGAAACCGCTGGCCGTGCTGCGCGCCCGCGACAGCCGCGCCTGCGGCACCAAGGCCGCCAATCTCGGAACGTTGAAGGCGGTGCTGCCGCCGGCCGCGCGCGTGCCGGACGGCTTCTGCATCCCGTTCGCGTTCTACCAGGCGACGCTGCAGCGTCTGCAGGTCGATCAGCGCCTGCGCGACCTGCAGCGCCGCCCCGGCTTCGCCACCGACGCGAACGCGCGCCGCGACGCGCTGGCGGCGCTGCGTGCCGAGATCGCCGAGGCCGCGCCCGATCCTGCCTTCGTGCGTGCGCTGGAGGCGCAATGGCGCGAACAACTGCACGGCGCCGGCGTGTTCGTGCGCAGCTCGTCCAACTCCGAGGACCTGCCCGGCTTCAGCGGTGCGGGTTTGTACACCACCGTGCCCAACGTCACCCAGGCCGAGGCATTGGCCAAGGCCGTGCAGACGGTGTGGGCGTCGGTGTACAACTTCGAAGCCTACGAAGCGCGCGCTGCCGCCGGCTTGCCGCAGGACGCGGTGGCCATGGCGGTGCTGGTGCAACTGGCCGCGCCGTCCGACAGCTCCGGGGTGATGATCACCCGCGACCCCTTCGATGCCGCGCGCCGTCATGTCACCTATGTTTCGGCCAAGCGCGGCCTCGGTATCCGCGTGGTCGAGGGCAAGCGCCAGGCCGAGCAGGTGATGTATTCGAGCTGGTCCAAGGCGGTGCAGGTGCTGAGCCGCTCGGCCGAGGATACCCAGCTCGTGGCCAACGCCGCCGGCGGCGTCCGTGAGGTCCCGATCACCGGTCCTCGTCAGGTGCTGACCGATGCCCTCATCGCGCGACTGGCCAAGGTCGGCGCGATGACCAAGCAGGCGCTGGGCGGCGCGGACCAGGACATCGAATGGGCGGTGGTCGGTGACGAGGTAGTGATCTTGCAGTCTCGGCCGTATGTGGACGGATACGCGCGATAG
- a CDS encoding NAD(P)-dependent oxidoreductase has protein sequence MPLYPLFADLAGRRVLVVGGGEVAMRKIEALLHAGADVLVYAHALNATVAQWLAQGRLQRADGTFDPQWLDDAWLVVAATDDDAFNRQLAEQAGARRKWVNVVDDAALSTFQVPAIIDRDPLLIAISSSGAAPMLARRLRERWETELDHSYADLAQLFARHRPDIRARLPQLAQRRRWFEQVLEGPVQTLLQSGQHAAAEQAFADSLQRSDEVPRQGSVWLVGTGNGDPGALTLKALRALNQADLLLCGAQVSASVLSLARRDASRQPLPDDPAAHLALLIEQTQAGQRVVSLLPGDAFRQPPHAALAAQVAAAGIACGVVPGVAPG, from the coding sequence ATGCCGCTGTATCCCCTGTTCGCCGATCTGGCTGGACGCCGCGTGCTGGTCGTCGGTGGCGGCGAGGTGGCGATGCGCAAGATCGAGGCGTTGCTGCACGCCGGCGCGGACGTGCTGGTCTACGCGCACGCGCTCAATGCCACGGTAGCGCAATGGCTGGCGCAGGGCCGGTTGCAGCGGGCCGACGGCACCTTCGATCCGCAGTGGCTGGACGACGCCTGGCTGGTGGTGGCGGCCACCGACGACGACGCCTTCAATCGGCAACTGGCCGAACAGGCCGGGGCGCGGCGCAAGTGGGTCAACGTGGTCGACGACGCTGCGCTGTCGACGTTCCAGGTGCCGGCGATCATCGACCGCGACCCGCTGCTGATCGCGATCTCCTCCAGCGGCGCGGCACCGATGCTGGCGCGGCGCCTGCGCGAGCGCTGGGAAACCGAACTGGACCATTCCTATGCCGACTTGGCGCAACTGTTCGCACGCCACCGCCCCGACATCCGCGCGCGCCTGCCGCAGTTGGCGCAGCGCCGGCGCTGGTTCGAGCAGGTGCTGGAGGGGCCGGTGCAGACGCTGCTGCAGAGCGGCCAGCACGCCGCCGCCGAGCAGGCCTTCGCCGACAGCCTGCAGCGCAGCGATGAGGTACCGCGGCAGGGCAGCGTGTGGCTGGTCGGCACCGGCAATGGCGATCCTGGCGCGCTGACTCTGAAGGCGCTGCGCGCGCTCAACCAGGCCGACCTACTGCTGTGCGGTGCGCAGGTGAGCGCGTCAGTGCTGAGCCTGGCGCGCCGCGATGCCAGCCGCCAGCCGCTGCCGGACGATCCGGCCGCGCACCTGGCGTTGCTGATCGAACAGACGCAGGCCGGGCAGCGCGTGGTCAGCCTGTTGCCGGGCGATGCGTTCCGGCAACCGCCGCACGCGGCGCTGGCGGCGCAAGTGGCCGCCGCCGGGATCGCCTGCGGGGTGGTGCCCGGCGTCGCGCCGGGCTGA
- a CDS encoding MFS transporter codes for MSGAGTRQRPRGTRALEALNFTMADVQDGLGPFLSVFLQSKGWSLGAIGSVMTAGGIVGMLATTPGGALVDATKRKRSIVVVGCSMILLASALLWWSPTLPGVIAAQVMTALAAAALGPALSGITLGLVRQAGFDHQIARNQVGSHAGNVVAAALAGVLGWKFGFGAVFVLTGCFGVLAIISVLLIPRDAIDHRAARGMAEKEDADGAHVSGWSVLLTCKPLLVLAAALALFHLGNAAMLPLYGMAVVAAHQGDPSALTATTIIVAQATMVLVSLLAMRLIRVRGHWWVLLLTFLALPLRGLIAASFIHTWGVFPVQILDGVGAGLQSVAVPALVAHLLQGTGRVNVGQGAVMTMQGVGAALSPALGGWIAQAFGYRAAFLLLGGVSLLSLALWVGMRKHLVVANRERAADAPVPPLPA; via the coding sequence ATGAGCGGCGCCGGTACGCGCCAGCGCCCGCGTGGCACGCGCGCACTGGAGGCGCTCAACTTCACCATGGCCGACGTGCAGGACGGGCTCGGCCCGTTCCTGAGCGTGTTCCTGCAATCCAAGGGCTGGTCGCTGGGCGCGATCGGCTCGGTGATGACTGCCGGCGGCATCGTCGGCATGCTCGCCACCACCCCAGGCGGCGCGCTGGTCGATGCGACCAAGCGCAAGCGCAGCATCGTCGTGGTCGGCTGCAGCATGATCCTGCTGGCCTCGGCGCTGCTGTGGTGGTCGCCGACGCTGCCGGGCGTCATCGCCGCGCAGGTGATGACCGCGCTTGCCGCCGCCGCACTGGGGCCGGCGTTGTCCGGCATCACCCTGGGCCTGGTGCGGCAGGCCGGCTTCGATCACCAGATCGCGCGCAACCAGGTCGGCAGCCATGCCGGCAACGTGGTGGCCGCGGCGCTGGCCGGCGTGCTCGGCTGGAAGTTCGGCTTCGGTGCGGTGTTCGTGCTGACCGGCTGCTTCGGCGTGCTGGCGATTATCTCGGTGTTGCTGATTCCGCGCGATGCGATCGATCACCGTGCCGCGCGCGGCATGGCCGAGAAGGAGGATGCCGACGGCGCCCACGTCAGCGGCTGGTCGGTGCTGCTGACCTGCAAACCCTTGCTGGTGCTGGCCGCGGCGCTGGCGCTGTTTCATCTCGGCAATGCGGCGATGCTGCCGCTGTACGGCATGGCGGTGGTGGCCGCGCACCAGGGCGATCCGAGCGCGCTGACCGCCACCACCATCATCGTCGCCCAGGCCACCATGGTGCTGGTCTCGCTGCTGGCGATGCGCCTGATCCGCGTGCGCGGGCACTGGTGGGTCCTGCTGCTGACCTTCCTGGCGCTGCCGCTGCGCGGGCTGATCGCCGCCAGCTTCATCCATACCTGGGGCGTGTTCCCGGTGCAGATCCTCGATGGCGTCGGCGCCGGCCTGCAGAGCGTGGCGGTGCCGGCGCTGGTGGCGCACCTGCTGCAGGGCACGGGCCGGGTCAACGTGGGGCAGGGCGCGGTGATGACGATGCAGGGCGTCGGCGCGGCGCTGAGCCCGGCGCTGGGCGGCTGGATCGCGCAGGCGTTCGGCTATCGCGCGGCGTTCCTGCTGCTGGGCGGGGTCTCGCTGCTGTCGCTGGCGCTGTGGGTGGGCATGCGCAAGCACCTGGTGGTGGCGAACCGCGAACGTGCGGCCGACGCACCGGTGCCGCCGCTGCCGGCCTAG
- a CDS encoding sigma-54 dependent transcriptional regulator, translated as MARILIIDDDTAFLSTLQATLRSFGHDTIAVADPREGLARLGEDGIDMAFVDFRMPGMDGIALMRARQDDAQAMRVPLVMLTAHASSGNTIEAMKLGAFDHLVKPVGRADIAEVVERALRSRGDAAPDAAPARPAEEEDALLGHSAAMRTVHKRIGLAAASDLPVLITGETGTGKELAARALHRASARATQPFVAINCAAIPAELMESELFGYRKGAFSGAASDRNGLIRDADGGTLFLDEIGDMPLPMQAKLLRFLQEGEVSPLGGRGAQKVDVRVIAATHRDLLQAVDAGRFRSDLRYRLNVVPIELPPLRERGDDILLLAQHFLAAGASAPQTLAPAAQARLRSYPWPGNVRELRNAMQRCQVLVRAPVIEAHDLDELLASPSSESPAALETDALTLPQAIAQLERQMIQAALTQAHGNRAEAARRLGIHRQLLYRKLDEYGL; from the coding sequence ATGGCGCGCATCCTGATCATCGACGACGACACCGCATTCCTGAGCACGCTGCAGGCGACCCTGCGCTCCTTCGGCCACGACACCATCGCCGTGGCCGACCCGCGCGAGGGCCTGGCGCGCCTGGGCGAGGACGGCATCGACATGGCCTTCGTCGATTTCCGCATGCCCGGCATGGACGGCATCGCGCTGATGCGCGCGCGCCAGGACGACGCCCAGGCCATGCGCGTGCCGCTGGTGATGCTCACCGCGCACGCCTCCAGCGGCAACACCATCGAGGCGATGAAGCTCGGCGCCTTCGATCACCTGGTCAAGCCGGTGGGCCGCGCCGATATCGCCGAGGTGGTCGAGCGCGCACTGCGCAGCCGCGGCGATGCCGCGCCGGACGCCGCGCCGGCGCGGCCGGCCGAGGAGGAGGACGCGCTGCTCGGCCATAGCGCGGCGATGCGCACCGTGCACAAGCGCATCGGCCTGGCGGCCGCTTCCGACCTGCCGGTGCTGATCACCGGCGAGACCGGCACCGGCAAGGAACTGGCGGCACGCGCGCTGCACCGTGCCAGCGCCCGCGCCACGCAGCCGTTCGTGGCGATCAACTGCGCGGCCATCCCCGCCGAGCTGATGGAGAGCGAACTGTTCGGCTACCGCAAGGGCGCGTTCTCCGGCGCGGCGAGCGACCGCAATGGCCTGATCCGCGACGCCGACGGCGGCACCCTGTTTCTCGACGAGATCGGCGACATGCCCTTGCCGATGCAGGCCAAGCTGCTGCGCTTCCTGCAGGAAGGGGAGGTGTCGCCGCTGGGCGGGCGCGGCGCGCAGAAGGTGGACGTGCGGGTGATCGCCGCCACCCACCGCGACCTGCTGCAGGCGGTGGACGCCGGGCGCTTCCGCAGCGACCTGCGCTACCGGCTCAACGTGGTGCCGATCGAACTGCCGCCGCTGCGCGAGCGCGGCGACGACATCCTGCTGCTCGCGCAGCACTTCCTCGCAGCCGGCGCCAGCGCGCCGCAGACGCTGGCGCCCGCGGCGCAGGCGCGCCTGCGCAGCTACCCGTGGCCGGGCAACGTGCGCGAGCTGCGCAATGCCATGCAACGTTGCCAGGTGCTGGTGCGCGCGCCGGTGATCGAGGCGCACGACCTGGACGAACTGCTGGCGTCGCCGTCGTCCGAGTCGCCGGCAGCGCTGGAGACCGATGCGCTGACCCTGCCGCAGGCGATCGCGCAACTGGAACGGCAGATGATCCAGGCCGCGCTGACCCAGGCCCACGGCAACCGCGCCGAGGCCGCGCGCCGGTTGGGGATCCATCGCCAGCTCCTGTACCGCAAGCTCGACGAGTACGGGCTGTAG
- a CDS encoding HAMP domain-containing sensor histidine kinase — translation MPRSLLRQLLLIWIVIVAACVGMAVVLVGLYRHSEGVRAERAQTGLREVCTRMVQRYNGASVAAHGSDGAGLAAVVTQLVLTDATGVEGGFWDRQRGFLAYAYPTYDGTDHKTDVPSAERNVIVATAQRGVDAQHTVDYRRDGQRESLLIAACPLDRNAAAWTMTRVASSDAAASLPLALGLALILALVVVSAWALGWVVRRWSQRLQGIQQALATPAEVPEIPRTGAPELDRLGAAVTDYAQRSAQALAETRRLGEELSRNERLVALGRMTATVAHEIRNPIATLRLALENQIAARADGFDDAQAQLMLAQIQRLDGVVESLLGMVQPIRLQRQTVDLQPWLQALLAPAEWEGQAPPVVLRLEAAPAQWMLDPQQTARALHNLLRNALQHATPGTEVTLAVQAEDDCLRLRVRNHGAPVPAPVAAHLFEPFASGRSDGNGLGLALVREIARAHGGEAQYAHRDGITEFSLELPWRAS, via the coding sequence ATGCCCCGTTCGCTGCTGCGGCAACTGCTGCTGATCTGGATCGTCATCGTCGCCGCCTGCGTGGGCATGGCGGTGGTGTTGGTGGGGCTGTACCGGCACAGCGAGGGCGTGCGTGCCGAGCGCGCGCAGACCGGGCTGCGCGAGGTGTGCACGCGCATGGTGCAGCGCTACAACGGTGCCAGCGTCGCCGCCCACGGCAGCGACGGCGCCGGCCTGGCTGCGGTGGTCACGCAACTGGTGCTCACCGATGCCACCGGCGTGGAGGGCGGGTTCTGGGACCGCCAGCGCGGCTTCCTCGCCTATGCCTATCCCACCTACGACGGCACCGATCACAAGACCGACGTGCCCTCGGCCGAGCGCAACGTCATCGTCGCCACCGCGCAGCGCGGCGTGGACGCGCAGCACACGGTGGACTACCGCCGCGACGGGCAGCGCGAGAGCCTGCTGATCGCGGCGTGTCCGCTGGATCGCAACGCTGCGGCCTGGACCATGACCCGCGTCGCCTCCAGCGATGCGGCGGCCAGCCTGCCGCTGGCCTTGGGCCTGGCGTTGATCCTGGCCCTGGTGGTGGTCTCGGCGTGGGCGCTGGGTTGGGTGGTACGGCGCTGGAGCCAGCGCCTGCAGGGCATCCAGCAGGCGCTGGCGACGCCGGCCGAGGTGCCGGAGATCCCGCGTACCGGCGCGCCGGAGCTGGACCGGCTCGGCGCCGCCGTCACCGACTACGCGCAACGCAGCGCGCAGGCGCTGGCCGAGACCCGCCGGCTCGGCGAGGAACTGTCGCGGAACGAGCGCCTGGTCGCGCTCGGGCGCATGACCGCGACCGTGGCGCACGAGATCCGCAACCCCATCGCGACCCTGCGCCTGGCCCTGGAGAACCAGATCGCCGCGCGCGCGGATGGCTTCGACGACGCCCAGGCGCAGCTGATGCTGGCGCAGATCCAGCGCCTGGACGGCGTGGTCGAAAGCCTGCTCGGCATGGTCCAGCCGATCCGCCTGCAGCGGCAGACCGTGGACCTGCAGCCATGGTTGCAGGCGCTGCTTGCCCCGGCCGAGTGGGAGGGGCAGGCGCCGCCGGTCGTGCTGCGCCTGGAGGCCGCGCCGGCGCAGTGGATGCTCGATCCGCAGCAGACCGCGCGTGCGCTGCACAACCTGCTGCGCAATGCCCTGCAGCACGCCACGCCCGGGACCGAGGTGACCCTGGCGGTGCAGGCCGAGGACGACTGCCTGCGCCTGCGCGTGCGCAACCACGGCGCGCCGGTGCCGGCGCCGGTGGCCGCGCACCTGTTCGAACCCTTCGCCAGCGGCCGCAGCGACGGCAACGGCCTGGGCCTGGCGCTGGTGCGCGAGATCGCCCGCGCGCACGGCGGCGAGGCGCAGTACGCGCACCGCGACGGCATCACCGAGTTCAGCCTGGAACTGCCATGGCGCGCATCCTGA
- the poxB gene encoding ubiquinone-dependent pyruvate dehydrogenase, with protein MARLLAETLHSAGVERIWGVTGDSLNGLTDALRQMDSIEWMHVRHEEVAAFAAGAEAAVSGKLAVCAGSCGPGNLHLINGLFDCHRSHQPVLAIAAHIPSSEIGLSYFQETHPQELFRECSHYVELVTNPAQMPEVLQRAMRTAILRRGVAVVVIPGDVALQEMPKGAPTTWPALATPRILPADADVAKLADLLQASKATTLLCGSGCAGAHDEVVALADALGAPIVHALRGKEHVEWDNPFDVGMTGLIGFSSGYQAMLNCDTLLMLGTDFPYRQFYPKDATIVQVDNDPAALGRRTPLQLGIAADVRETIATLLPRLQRREDRGFLEKSLAHYRKAREGLDDLAVASAPGEPLHPQFVTRMVDALADADAIFTCDVGTPTVWAARYLTMNGQRRLLGSFNHGSMANAMPQALGAQAQFPRRQVISLSGDGGFTMLMGDFITLAQLGLPVKVVVYNNGSLGFVAMEMKSAGYLDTGTDLSNPDFAAMSNAMGILGLRVDESAQLEPALREAFAHPGPALVDVRVASQELAIPPAIKLEQAKGMGLYLLRAVMSGRGDEVLELVKTNLR; from the coding sequence ATGGCCCGCCTGCTCGCCGAAACCCTGCACAGCGCGGGCGTGGAGCGGATCTGGGGCGTCACCGGCGACAGCCTCAACGGCCTGACCGATGCGCTGCGGCAGATGGACAGCATCGAGTGGATGCACGTACGCCACGAGGAAGTGGCTGCCTTCGCCGCCGGCGCGGAAGCCGCGGTCAGCGGCAAGCTCGCGGTCTGCGCCGGCAGTTGCGGCCCCGGCAACCTGCACCTGATCAATGGCCTGTTCGACTGCCACCGCAGTCACCAGCCGGTGCTGGCGATCGCTGCGCACATCCCGTCCTCGGAGATCGGCCTGAGCTATTTCCAGGAAACCCACCCGCAGGAGCTGTTCCGCGAGTGCAGCCACTACGTCGAACTGGTGACCAATCCGGCGCAGATGCCGGAGGTGCTGCAGCGCGCGATGCGCACGGCGATCCTGCGCCGCGGCGTGGCGGTGGTGGTGATTCCCGGCGACGTGGCCCTGCAGGAAATGCCCAAGGGCGCGCCGACGACGTGGCCGGCGCTGGCCACGCCGCGCATCCTGCCGGCCGACGCCGACGTGGCCAAGCTGGCCGATCTGCTGCAGGCGAGCAAGGCCACCACCTTGCTGTGCGGCAGCGGCTGCGCCGGCGCGCACGACGAGGTGGTGGCGCTGGCCGACGCGCTCGGTGCGCCGATCGTGCATGCACTGCGCGGCAAGGAGCACGTGGAGTGGGACAACCCCTTCGACGTCGGCATGACCGGCCTGATCGGCTTCAGCTCCGGCTATCAGGCCATGCTCAACTGCGACACCCTGCTGATGCTCGGCACCGATTTCCCGTATCGGCAGTTCTATCCCAAGGACGCCACCATCGTGCAGGTCGACAACGACCCCGCCGCGCTGGGCCGGCGCACGCCGTTGCAGCTGGGCATCGCCGCCGACGTGCGCGAGACCATCGCCACGCTGCTGCCGCGGTTGCAGCGGCGCGAGGACCGCGGGTTCCTGGAGAAGTCGCTCGCCCACTACCGCAAGGCCCGCGAGGGGCTGGACGATCTGGCGGTGGCCTCGGCGCCCGGCGAGCCGCTGCATCCGCAGTTCGTCACCCGCATGGTCGATGCACTGGCCGATGCCGATGCCATCTTCACCTGCGACGTCGGCACGCCGACGGTGTGGGCGGCGCGCTACCTGACCATGAACGGCCAGCGCCGCCTGCTCGGGTCGTTCAACCACGGCTCGATGGCCAATGCGATGCCGCAGGCGTTGGGCGCACAGGCGCAGTTCCCGCGCCGGCAGGTGATCTCGCTATCCGGCGATGGCGGCTTCACCATGCTGATGGGCGACTTCATCACTCTGGCCCAGCTCGGCCTGCCGGTGAAGGTGGTGGTCTACAACAACGGCTCGCTCGGCTTCGTGGCGATGGAAATGAAGTCGGCCGGCTATCTGGATACCGGCACCGACCTGAGCAATCCGGACTTCGCCGCGATGAGCAACGCCATGGGCATCCTGGGCCTGCGCGTGGACGAATCGGCGCAACTGGAGCCCGCCCTGCGCGAGGCGTTCGCGCATCCCGGGCCGGCGCTGGTGGACGTGCGCGTGGCCAGCCAGGAACTGGCGATCCCGCCGGCGATCAAGCTGGAACAGGCCAAGGGCATGGGCCTGTACCTGCTGCGCGCGGTCATGAGCGGGCGCGGCGACGAGGTGCTGGAGCTGGTCAAGACCAATCTGCGCTGA
- a CDS encoding low affinity iron permease family protein yields the protein MKPAKLFNVVAKKASYAAGTPWTFCIAVAIVLIWGISGPVFGFNDTWQLVINTGTTIITFLMVFLIQHTQNADTAAMQIKLDELIRVSAKANNELLDLEELDEKRLEEIRRQYEALARKAGEALRARNARHGDGRETHDRPKD from the coding sequence ATGAAACCTGCCAAGCTGTTCAATGTCGTCGCCAAGAAGGCGTCCTATGCGGCCGGCACGCCATGGACGTTCTGCATCGCCGTGGCGATCGTGCTGATCTGGGGCATCAGCGGGCCGGTGTTCGGCTTCAACGACACCTGGCAACTGGTCATCAACACCGGCACCACCATCATCACCTTCCTGATGGTGTTCCTGATCCAGCACACCCAGAACGCCGACACCGCGGCGATGCAGATCAAGCTCGACGAACTCATCCGGGTCAGCGCCAAGGCCAACAACGAACTGCTGGATCTGGAAGAACTGGACGAGAAGCGGCTGGAAGAGATCCGCCGCCAATACGAGGCATTGGCGCGCAAGGCAGGCGAGGCTCTACGTGCGCGCAACGCCCGCCACGGCGACGGCCGCGAGACCCACGATCGCCCCAAGGACTGA
- a CDS encoding acyl-CoA desaturase: MAAPRNRALTPAELQAFGDELDALRTRTLADLGARDARYIRRIVAAVRYTGVAGRALLFLGAFVHSVLVPAWIAGVLLLTLSKILENMELGHNVMHGQYDWMGDAHLNGNTYEWDIVATGDNWRKTHNFKHHTYTNVRGMDDDIGYGLLRIFPEQRWRPFYLAQPFIAVVFALLFEWGVAIQDLRLGRWLAGKMKRGELKRTFLPVGRKMGRQIFKDYILFPALAGPFFLPVLLGNLAANVLRSIWTFVIIFCGHFTADAETFPKESIKNESRGHWYLRQLRGSSNLAGGKLLNVLSGNLSHQIEHHFFPDVPANRYAALAVQVREICARYGQHYNTGSLPRQFGQVVWRILRHAFPSRPRPARALRAATQQAG; the protein is encoded by the coding sequence ATGGCCGCTCCCCGCAACCGCGCACTCACCCCGGCCGAACTGCAGGCCTTCGGCGACGAACTGGACGCGCTGCGCACGCGCACCCTGGCCGACCTGGGCGCGCGCGACGCGCGCTACATCCGCCGCATCGTCGCCGCGGTGCGCTACACCGGCGTGGCCGGCCGCGCGCTGCTGTTCCTGGGCGCCTTCGTGCACAGCGTGCTGGTGCCGGCGTGGATTGCCGGCGTGCTGCTGCTGACCCTGTCCAAGATCCTGGAAAACATGGAGTTGGGCCACAACGTGATGCACGGCCAGTACGACTGGATGGGCGATGCGCATCTGAACGGCAACACCTACGAATGGGACATCGTCGCCACCGGCGACAACTGGCGCAAGACGCACAACTTCAAGCACCACACCTACACCAACGTGCGCGGCATGGACGACGACATCGGCTATGGCCTGCTGCGCATCTTCCCCGAGCAGCGCTGGCGCCCGTTCTACCTGGCGCAGCCGTTCATCGCGGTGGTGTTCGCGCTGCTGTTCGAATGGGGCGTGGCGATCCAGGACCTGCGCCTGGGCCGCTGGCTGGCCGGCAAGATGAAGCGCGGCGAATTGAAGCGCACGTTCCTGCCGGTCGGGCGCAAGATGGGCCGGCAGATCTTCAAGGACTACATCCTGTTCCCGGCCCTGGCCGGCCCGTTCTTCCTGCCGGTGCTGCTGGGCAACCTGGCCGCCAACGTGCTGCGCAGCATCTGGACCTTCGTGATCATCTTCTGCGGCCACTTCACCGCCGACGCCGAGACCTTCCCCAAGGAGTCGATCAAGAACGAGTCGCGCGGGCACTGGTACCTGCGGCAGCTGCGCGGTTCGTCCAACCTGGCCGGCGGCAAGCTGCTGAACGTGCTGTCGGGCAACCTCAGCCACCAGATCGAACACCACTTCTTCCCGGACGTGCCGGCCAACCGCTACGCGGCGCTGGCGGTGCAGGTGCGCGAGATCTGCGCGCGCTACGGCCAGCACTACAACACCGGTTCGCTGCCGCGGCAGTTCGGCCAGGTGGTGTGGCGGATCCTGCGCCATGCCTTCCCGAGCCGGCCGCGCCCGGCGCGCGCGCTGCGGGCGGCGACGCAACAGGCCGGCTGA